AGTCAACGCCGATGCCGCTTGCCTGCACGATGATTTTTACGGCTTCCGCCCGGGTAATCGGATTGTCCGGACGGAAGGTTCCGTCGTCATAACCGCCGATAAGCTGCTGCTCTTTTAAGCGAGAGATTTCTTGATGTGCCCAGTGTTTGGGCGAAATGTCCGAGAACAGAATCGGACTGGCTGCCTCCGCCTGGGGGAATGTCGGCGTCAGCAAGGCGACGATAATAAAAACAATGAGGGTAAATGCTGTGTTTTTCATATGATTATCCCTTCTTCATGGAAATTTTATCAATGGAAATGGATGCCTGACATAGTTTATCGGAATTCGCAATAACGGATTGAAGACGTAAAATAGGAGATTTAAGGAAAAAAGGCGGGTCTAAAGAACTGTTTTTTTGGAGTGGGACTTAAGCCTTTCCATTCGAAAACAAACGTGATAGTCTAAAATAGAGTGGTTCGTTTTAAAGAACGTATGATATGCGGATGGAATCTGGAACGGGAGGACGAGATCGAAATGAGCAAACCATTATTGAGGTTGATTCTGCCTTTGATCGTTTTGCTGCTTCTTTCGGGGGTGCCGCCTCAGATCTATGGTCAGGATTCACCCGAGCCGCAGCAGCCGGTGACGATTGAGCTGTCCAAGTGGAAGATTTACAATGACGGAACCCATCCGTCGGAAACGACCAAAGGCATCAACGCGGCTTTAGCCATGCTGCATAACAACGGGGTTAAAGTTGTGACACTGCCGTCCGGCACGTACCTGATTGATAAGGACAGCCGTATTAACATGGTCAGCGATATGACGTTTATTTTGCCGGATGACGCGGTGCTGCAAAAGGAAGCAAACGGAAAAGAGCGGTACGAAACGATGTTCCTTGGCTACGGGGTCGATAATGTCACCTTAAAGGGCGGAACATACAGCGGTGATAAGGACCGGCATGATTTCTCCAAAAAGGACAGCCCGCACAGCCCGGGTACGCATGAGAACGGATACGGCATATTGATGGAGGGAGCGTCAGATGTTGTGGTCGACGGCGTCAAGACCGTTAATTTTACCGGAGACGGAATGGCGATCGGCGGCGTTGGCACCTTGATCAAAGACTTGTATGAGGGAGGGTTTGTTCCCGGAGCGCTCGATGCCAAAGGATATGCCGTGAATAATAAGAACAAAATCCGCACCCAATCGCCGATCCCGCTTACCGCTCCCGTTCTTCAAACGGAAAAGATTTTTGAAATTTCAAACGTCAAAAAGCTGCCGTATACGTTTGAAGTCTATTTCTACCAAAGCGGCGGAAAGTTCATCAAGAAGATATCGGCCAAGGCCCGTGACCAAATGGCCATTCCGCCCGGAGCCGCCTATTGTCATCTTGTGCTGAATCAGGCGTCCTCCAAGGGCGGCTATCTGGAAGTGTGGAACCGTGTCGTAAGCCGGAACATTACGGTCCGGAACTCGGAGTCCGCATTCAACCGCCGCCAGGGCATTACGGTCGGCGGAGCCGACAATGTTCTGATTACCGGAAATCGGCTTCACGATATCAAGGGAACGGCTCCTCAGTCCGGTATTGATGTGGAGGGCGGATACGGGGAGAACGGAAATCTGAACACCAACATTACGATTAAAAATAATCAGTTCTACAACAACGCCGCATATGACGCCATTCTTTACGACGGCCGGAACGCTTGGGTGGACGGCAATCATTTTGCATCCAAGGGAACCATTGGACTTGCGATATCCCCGCCATTCAGCAACGCGTGGGTATCGGATAACCATTTTGACGGTACGCGCATCTATGCCTACCATGATGTCTATTTGCAAAATAATGCCATGAACGATTCCGCAACCTTTTTCGAAGGGCCGAATATTGTTATTGATGGAATGAAGATCACGAACGGCATACTCGCCTTAAGCGCAAAAAAGGCCTATGGAATCAAGGTGTCCAATATCGATATCACAATTACGCAAAAAGTGGATGCGGGTTTAAGCGTCAACAATCAACCGGTGCGCCTGTCCAATGTCACGATAACCGGGGAGCCCTCCTTGCGGAGTCTTTCAGGAAACGCGGTTTCCGGAAGTGTGTTTGATCATCTGAAGGTTATAGGCTACAACTCGGCTTATGGGTTGTCCCTGCCCCCTGGGACTTACAAAGACAGCCGGTTCGATGCGTCCGAGGGAGGAAAGTTCGGCACACTTTCAGCCGTTCAGGCCGGAGAGTATGTGTTTGATGGCTGTACTTTTAGAGGGAATACCGACGGTGCGGGCATGCTGTACGCCGAGAACAAGCAATTAAAGCTGACGGTGAAGAACAGCGCTTTCGAGGTGCCCGGCAATATGCAGGCTATCAGTATTCAGGCGGCTCAAAGCGTCCTTGTGGAGAATAATGTTGTGAACGCGGAGCATCTGACTTCCAATAGTACGGAGATTGTTAAAATCAACGATTATTGGAAGCGGAACGAACCGTACGATGTGGGGAGCGCCGTGATCCGGAAGAACAAGATTACTAGCAATCTGCAGGCCGTAGGAATCTCGACGGAGTATGCCGGAATACAGGCGCCTCCTTATACAATAGAAGGGAACACTCTTATTAATGCGCAGCTCTCATTGAAAGCCAATGATAGAGTCAATAATAATATATTGCAGCAGCTTAAATATTGATCGGGCAAAGAAGCGGCTCCAAATGTCATGTGGGGATGACTGGCGGCTGCTTCTTTTTTGTGCGTGTAAACGAACGAATGATGATCTTAATAACAAACAAAATCAACATAATTAAGGGGATAATAGTTGACATGTTCTATATAAAGAACTAAAATTAACGCACAACGTTCTTTATTAAGTTACTCTTTAAAGTGGGTGAAAACATGGAAGATGAGAACGCGGCATATGAAAAAGAATCTCCAGCGAGAGCCCCGGTCAAGGAAATCAATCTGAAAGAATGGGCTTTAGTCATCAAAAGGAGAATATGGATTATTCTCCTGCCGACCCTCCTTTTTGCCGTGCTGGGGGGACTCTACAGTTCACAGCCGGAAGTGCCCCTGTACTCCTCTTCGGCCAGAATCATGATTCCCGCGACTACACCCGAGCAGCTCAGCACAATCAAAGTATTCATTCGGGAACCGGTCGTTCTGGAACGAGTGATCCAGGAGACGGGAATCCCCAGATCGCCTGGAGGTTTGCGCGGTCAGATCAGTGTGGACAGTGTGGACAATTCCATCATTACGCTCATTTCGGTTGTCGACACGGACCCTGCGGTCGCGCCGCAGCTCGCCAATGCCGTCGTTCGCGTCTTTGCCGATGAAGTAAGCAAGCGTATGGGCTTTACCGGGATCAGTGTTCTTACGGAAGCGGCGGAATCGCCGAATCCCACGCCGATTAATCCGCCAAGCGACCGTGCGCTGAAGGTAGGGTTGTTTGCCGGTCTTGTCATCGGTTTGGGTCTGGCCTTCTTGCTGGATTCGCTGGATGACACCCTGCGCTCCGAGAAAGACATTGAACAGATATTAGGCATCGATTCACTGGGGCAGGTCTCCAAATTCCAGCGGAAAAACTTCTCGGGCAATTCCAGACGAAAAAATGAGTATATACGAGGTGAAGCCATTGGCTCATAGGGAGAAAAAATTGGATTCGCGGTCGGTTCACGGCTGTCTTCTCGTTCATAATAACCCCGCGGCGGCTGCCTCCGAGCAGTACAGAAGGATAAGGAACAACATTCGGATTGCTGCGGGTAAAAAAGAGCGGCTTTCACTGGTCATTACTTCTCCTTCGACTGGGGAAGGGAAATCGACTTCTGCCGTGAATTTGGCGATCAGCTTCGCCCAGCGGGGAGATAAGGTGCTGCTTGTGGACGCCAATGTCAGGAACCCGATTCTGAATCAGGTATTTGGCATCAAGCAATGGCCCGGGCTCTCCGACGGATTGGCCACCAGCATTGAATTTGACGAAATCGTATATCCGACGAACATTGATGGGCTAACCGTCATTCCTGGCGGGTCGCCTATGCCGGGAGCGGCCGATCTGCT
This region of Paenibacillus sp. URB8-2 genomic DNA includes:
- a CDS encoding right-handed parallel beta-helix repeat-containing protein; amino-acid sequence: MSKPLLRLILPLIVLLLLSGVPPQIYGQDSPEPQQPVTIELSKWKIYNDGTHPSETTKGINAALAMLHNNGVKVVTLPSGTYLIDKDSRINMVSDMTFILPDDAVLQKEANGKERYETMFLGYGVDNVTLKGGTYSGDKDRHDFSKKDSPHSPGTHENGYGILMEGASDVVVDGVKTVNFTGDGMAIGGVGTLIKDLYEGGFVPGALDAKGYAVNNKNKIRTQSPIPLTAPVLQTEKIFEISNVKKLPYTFEVYFYQSGGKFIKKISAKARDQMAIPPGAAYCHLVLNQASSKGGYLEVWNRVVSRNITVRNSESAFNRRQGITVGGADNVLITGNRLHDIKGTAPQSGIDVEGGYGENGNLNTNITIKNNQFYNNAAYDAILYDGRNAWVDGNHFASKGTIGLAISPPFSNAWVSDNHFDGTRIYAYHDVYLQNNAMNDSATFFEGPNIVIDGMKITNGILALSAKKAYGIKVSNIDITITQKVDAGLSVNNQPVRLSNVTITGEPSLRSLSGNAVSGSVFDHLKVIGYNSAYGLSLPPGTYKDSRFDASEGGKFGTLSAVQAGEYVFDGCTFRGNTDGAGMLYAENKQLKLTVKNSAFEVPGNMQAISIQAAQSVLVENNVVNAEHLTSNSTEIVKINDYWKRNEPYDVGSAVIRKNKITSNLQAVGISTEYAGIQAPPYTIEGNTLINAQLSLKANDRVNNNILQQLKY
- a CDS encoding YveK family protein, whose protein sequence is MEDENAAYEKESPARAPVKEINLKEWALVIKRRIWIILLPTLLFAVLGGLYSSQPEVPLYSSSARIMIPATTPEQLSTIKVFIREPVVLERVIQETGIPRSPGGLRGQISVDSVDNSIITLISVVDTDPAVAPQLANAVVRVFADEVSKRMGFTGISVLTEAAESPNPTPINPPSDRALKVGLFAGLVIGLGLAFLLDSLDDTLRSEKDIEQILGIDSLGQVSKFQRKNFSGNSRRKNEYIRGEAIGS
- a CDS encoding CpsD/CapB family tyrosine-protein kinase, with the translated sequence MAHREKKLDSRSVHGCLLVHNNPAAAASEQYRRIRNNIRIAAGKKERLSLVITSPSTGEGKSTSAVNLAISFAQRGDKVLLVDANVRNPILNQVFGIKQWPGLSDGLATSIEFDEIVYPTNIDGLTVIPGGSPMPGAADLLDSQAMKELLERAKAEYTVILIDSPAVLDSPDAIALAGRCDGVVLILRSGKTQQKNAFEAKRLLDFGKVKILGSLLNRS